In Longimicrobiaceae bacterium, a single window of DNA contains:
- a CDS encoding ABC transporter substrate-binding protein, protein MRELFALPVLALALAVSACGGDGGREGGDGDDPQVPEAERYGGTAVAALGQDVADINPLTSSDYNSNQLSMFVLYTPVIRYDESFEPQPRLAKSWELSPDSTELTFRLRDDVFWHDGVRTTAHDLKFAYDLARNPETAYPNASFWTHYGDASVPDSFTFRVKLEPHAEYLDPWRTFFAMPRHVLEGVAPSELKNHPFSTRQPLGNGPFRFVSRQAGQSWTFEANPDYPRELGGRPYLDRLVVRVIPDATARLTELLTGRLDYYVQVTPEQTPRIEASDRARLVTFPHRSYVFIGWNQKRPMFQDARVRRALTMAINKKGMIDGVLYGHGEVAHSSVPSIFWQHDPTAGAGLQYDPEAAKRLLAEAGWRDRNGDGIVENERGEPFRFTLKTNQGNQERKDLTEVVQSDLRKVGVDAQPQLMEFGTLIEQLNTTRDFDAVVLAWVTEFRPDDADLFHCDRRDRPYQWVGHCNRATDRLLDTIPRIVDRAEAKPVWSRYQQAIARDQPYTFLYFQERLVGVSERLRNVDPDARGDFVGVSRWWILPGARRGS, encoded by the coding sequence ATGAGAGAGCTCTTCGCGCTCCCGGTCCTCGCCTTGGCGCTGGCCGTCTCCGCCTGTGGAGGGGACGGCGGCCGCGAGGGCGGCGACGGGGACGATCCGCAGGTGCCCGAGGCGGAGCGGTACGGCGGGACCGCGGTGGCCGCGCTCGGGCAGGACGTCGCGGACATCAACCCGCTCACCTCGTCGGACTACAACTCGAACCAGCTGTCCATGTTCGTGTTGTACACGCCGGTCATCCGCTACGACGAGAGCTTCGAGCCGCAGCCCCGGCTCGCGAAGTCGTGGGAGCTGAGCCCCGATTCGACGGAGCTCACCTTCCGGCTCCGCGACGACGTCTTCTGGCACGACGGGGTCCGGACCACTGCGCACGACCTGAAGTTCGCGTACGACCTGGCCCGCAACCCCGAGACCGCGTACCCGAACGCGTCCTTCTGGACGCACTACGGCGACGCGTCCGTCCCGGACTCCTTCACCTTCCGGGTGAAGCTGGAGCCGCACGCGGAGTACCTGGACCCGTGGCGCACCTTCTTCGCGATGCCCCGGCACGTGCTGGAGGGGGTGGCGCCCTCGGAGCTGAAGAACCACCCGTTCAGCACCCGCCAGCCGCTGGGGAACGGGCCGTTCAGGTTCGTCTCGCGCCAGGCCGGCCAGAGCTGGACCTTCGAGGCGAACCCGGACTACCCGCGCGAGCTGGGAGGCCGCCCGTACCTGGACCGGCTGGTGGTCCGGGTGATCCCGGACGCGACCGCGCGCCTCACGGAGCTGCTGACGGGGCGGCTGGACTACTACGTCCAGGTCACCCCGGAGCAGACGCCGCGCATCGAGGCGTCGGACCGGGCGCGGCTGGTCACCTTCCCGCACCGCTCCTACGTGTTCATCGGCTGGAACCAGAAGCGGCCGATGTTCCAGGACGCGCGGGTGCGCCGCGCGCTGACCATGGCGATCAACAAGAAGGGGATGATCGACGGGGTCCTGTACGGGCACGGGGAGGTGGCGCACTCCTCGGTCCCCTCCATATTCTGGCAGCACGACCCCACCGCCGGGGCGGGGCTGCAGTACGATCCGGAGGCGGCGAAGCGGCTCCTCGCCGAGGCGGGGTGGCGCGACCGGAACGGGGATGGCATCGTGGAGAACGAGCGGGGCGAGCCCTTCCGCTTCACCCTGAAGACCAACCAGGGGAACCAGGAGCGGAAGGACCTGACGGAGGTCGTGCAGTCGGACCTGCGCAAGGTGGGCGTGGACGCGCAGCCGCAGCTGATGGAGTTCGGCACCCTGATCGAGCAGCTGAACACCACGCGCGACTTCGACGCGGTGGTGCTGGCCTGGGTCACGGAGTTCCGCCCGGACGACGCCGACCTGTTCCACTGCGACCGGCGCGACCGGCCGTACCAGTGGGTGGGGCACTGCAACCGGGCGACGGACCGGCTGCTGGACACGATCCCCCGGATCGTGGACCGGGCGGAGGCGAAGCCGGTGTGGAGCCGGTACCAGCAGGCGATCGCGCGGGACCAGCCGTACACCTTCCTGTACTTCCAGGAACGGCTGGTGGGGGTCTCCGAGCGGCTCCGGAACGTGGACCCGGACGCGCGGGGAGACTTCGTGGGGGTGAGCAGGTGGTGGATCCTGCCGGGCGCACGGCGCGGCAGCTAA